GAGTTGAGCCCGGCACTCGGGCGAGCCTGCCGGGTCGAAGGAGGAAATGCGGTCCGCGGGCGTGATCCCGGGGAGGAGGAACGCCCACAGGTCGGCGATCCGGGCGTGGAGGTCCGCGCGGGTGGTGCGGACGTACGAGGTGACCTGGATGCCGGTGAACGACCCGATGAGGAGGGTCGAGAGGTCGGTGACGTCCAGCGCGGGGAGTACGTCGCCCGCTTGCTGGGCCGGCGTCAGCAGGCTGTGGGCGGTGTTCATCCACGTGTTGTACGGCGTCGAGTCCGGGTGGGTGAACGAGCCGAACTCGATGACCAGGCGGATGCCCGCCCGGATCCGGACGTTGGTGCGCAGGCCGTGCGCCATCTGGTGCGTCACGTCGATGGCGGTTTGAAGGCCGGGGTTCTCGATGGCCGGGAGGTCGTCGGAGATCCGGAACTGCTCGTCCATCAGGGTGCGGGCGAGGGCTTCCTTCGACTGGAAGTGGAAGTACAGGGCACCCTTGGTGACTCCGGCGTGCTTGACGACATCGCTGAGGCTGGTGCCGTGGAAGCCGGCGTCGTCGAACGCGATGGCAGCGCCGTCGAGGATCGCCTGCCGGGTGACCTCGGCGCGTTCCTGTCTGACCCTGGCCACGTCTGTCTCCTGATGATGTCCGGCCGTCCGGCCGATCGTGCTGCGGTGCTGCGGTGCTGCGGTGCTG
Above is a window of Streptomyces sp. NBC_01426 DNA encoding:
- a CDS encoding ScbR family autoregulator-binding transcription factor, translating into MARVRQERAEVTRQAILDGAAIAFDDAGFHGTSLSDVVKHAGVTKGALYFHFQSKEALARTLMDEQFRISDDLPAIENPGLQTAIDVTHQMAHGLRTNVRIRAGIRLVIEFGSFTHPDSTPYNTWMNTAHSLLTPAQQAGDVLPALDVTDLSTLLIGSFTGIQVTSYVRTTRADLHARIADLWAFLLPGITPADRISSFDPAGSPECRAQLGLPNPDFPGVQVG